The Brassica napus cultivar Da-Ae chromosome C7, Da-Ae, whole genome shotgun sequence genomic interval TATATATATCTAACGATCTTGGAAAATACAGTTTCAAAACCAGGGGAACACAAGTTTGTAATTACCTCAAAATATCTTGCAACCAACTCTGAAGCTTTCCTTCCAACCAATTCATGTCCAGCATCACCGAGGAGCACAAAAGACGCCTGATCATCATTATCATACACGGAGATCTTGGCCAGGTACTTGTGTCATGAGCAGACTTATAATGAGTGCATTGAAGTATGAGTATAAGTCCACCTGAGTCACTAAGAGCAGCTGAGTCACTTACTGTGCAACACCAACAATATTGGTTTTCCCACACTTCTTACACATAAGAGTGGTAGGCCCTTTGGTTGCCTTAGTGTGGCACACACCACAGCCTATGTAATACCAGGGTGAACCGTGCACAACATCACCAATGGTTGCTATGCACTCAAACCAAGCAACCTGCAAATGTTAAACAATTAAATAAGAAACTAAGACTATCATATTGAATACGTTAGTGATTGATACTGTACAACCTTGGCATCTTCCTGCTTCATATAGGAAAATAGCTCGCCAATGGAAACTGTCTCAGCCTTAGTGACAACGTCTGCATTCACTCTGTTGGCAATAGCTAAGTTCGCTTCCATCCTCCAGCCAACACCCAAAATCAAATACAATGTGGAATAACAACGGACATAATTTAAGTAAAGAACGCTTACCAAGCAAGATACTCTTTGGTTTCTTGAACATCAGTGTCCAAAAATACACGTGATGGCGTCATAGAGGAGAGAGCTAGAGCACCTATAACAGATTTATTGTTATAATACAGATGCAAAGTTGTAATGTAAAATGAGATGTAGAATTATGTATATCTCTGTATTCGTTATATCCGAACCTATCAGTTACTCCAATTTCTAATAAATGCAGTTCTATTACTCAATCTAACCTAACCAGATAAGATTCCTTGCCAATCTATGTACTTAAACGATAAAGAAAAAAGTTGGTAATACGGACCTCCAAATCGTTTTGGGTTTAAAGCAGTAACCAAAACAACACGTGCGGTTCCTCCAGATGCTTTAAATTTCTCACTAAAGTCTGAGGCAGCCTTGTCCCATCGGTACAACTTCATTACTGGACCACTACAACATACAAACACATGTGTTAAGAGAGACAACACATGAATATGGAAAATACATATAGCTTACTCATGTGTCTGAACATGAAGCAGGACGCGGCGTGATGCAGCTATCTCGGCATCATCTAGCACGAGACTATCACTGAGAACCTACCCATTCACAAGCTTGATGTGGCCAACATAATCTGCAacataaaacaaacaaactcgATGATTTATATATCGTAAACTAAACAATGAAGCATAAAATTGTAAGTATATATCAAAACATTATCCTAGACAAAGAATGCTGATTATATTTGATCGTTTGAAAACACATTACACAACAGTGAGAACTTACCATAAAGATCCCCTCGCAAGTCGCAGGCAGCATCGAACTCCTCATATCCATGGATCCGGAAACGGTCCTCGGGGAAACAAAGCGGACTGTCTTCTAGATCAGAGAGGACATAAGTAGTTTAGAAGGTGATGGTGAAACTCGGCTCCGCAACACGATACAAAATCTTGTTGTTAGACCCGAAAAAATTGTTGAGCCTATAAATGCCACCAGCTTTCATGTGTGGCAAATAAGTATCTACCCTCCCAGCTGGGATGAAACCCTGGATGACAGTCTCCTGTTACGAACAGTaaagaaattaatttagaaatgcTAGTCAGGAAACTTGGAGACGCATCAACAACAATCAATATAACGATAAGTTTGagctaaaattattaatcaacATCATGGCGAACAATTATTAAACTAAATTGCAACCAAGATTTCGGTTTATACCTCGTGGTCGATGAGAAGCATCTCGACACTAATAAGAACCTTCGTCACAACATTTCGAGCTTCCCAAAAATGGATCAACTGAAACCTCAACTCGCCATCATGAGGTCTGTATTTCACATCTTTGAAAGTCATCACTTCACCAACTTTGGCGGTGACAATGGCTTTTCCCGTGAAGCTAGAGGAGACAACGGCTTTGCCCCTAACGCCTGAAGAAACAACAGACTTCGCGCTATGAATGATCATACCTACAGAGAAATATGAACGTTGCCATCATCAAAAAGGATACCAAACCCTGTACCACaatttcatatgtttttttatttttcgtatataagttatatattgaaaaaaaaaatttgttcatcTCATTCCCTTAAATCTCAAATCTTCAGACACTTTTTTTTATGATAATCAAATGGACTCTATAATCTCATAAGGAAACGATAAGGGTTCATACCATTGGGGTTCTTCGATTTAGGTAAGCCGTTTAAGACGCCGGAAGAGCCAGCGGTCTTGCCGCTGAGTTTGGTCAGACAAGAGGTGACCGACGCTTCGCCTTCAGATTGCTTCGAGTGGGGATCGCCGATTGAGTGGCTGGAAGAAACATAAGGTGTTCCAACGGGGTTGATCGGTCCGAGAACGGATTCAGCTTCAACGCAGTTTGTTTTCTCATAGATGGATTTT includes:
- the LOC106407712 gene encoding uncharacterized protein LOC106407712 isoform X1, translated to MKLYRWDKAASDFSEKFKASGGTARVVLVTALNPKRFGGALALSSMTPSRVFLDTDVQETKEYLAWMEANLAIANRVNADVVTKAETVSIGELFSYMKQEDAKVAWFECIATIGDVVHGSPWYYIGCGVCHTKATKGPTTLMCKKCGKTNIVGVAQYLAKISVYDNDDQASFVLLGDAGHELVGRKASELVARYFEGNEKVEDDHFVPMPQALIDTIGQTRKFIVKVSDHNLTGKTQTLTVTKVLTPEIQEVEGNLEENMIVPEAQETLQKGVADDEPSTCVGMVKRAADDAEAEDPKRARCG
- the LOC106407712 gene encoding uncharacterized protein LOC106407712 isoform X2 — encoded protein: MFKKPKSILLANLAIANRVNADVVTKAETVSIGELFSYMKQEDAKVAWFECIATIGDVVHGSPWYYIGCGVCHTKATKGPTTLMCKKCGKTNIVGVAQYLAKISVYDNDDQASFVLLGDAGHELVGRKASELVARYFEGNEKVEDDHFVPMPQALIDTIGQTRKFIVKVSDHNLTGKTQTLTVTKVLTPEIQEVEGNLEENMIVPEAQETLQKGVADDEPSTCVGMVKRAADDAEAEDPKRARCG